One genomic window of Paenibacillus xylanilyticus includes the following:
- a CDS encoding hydantoinase/oxoprolinase family protein — translation MDKNYRLGIDIGGTFTDALVTDRQGRMVAALKTPSIAEAPEQAIFNALDQLQEQGVDIGDIDMFVHGTTLGVNTLIERNGAVTGLLVTQGFRDILEIRRLRLEDTTNLYGDKTEALVPRYLVKEIEERALASGDVLQPLNKDQLVQAVDELVNEGITALAISFMHSYANPAHEKEAEEIIRERHPQLFICRSSAIWPQQREFERTLATAMNAYVGERMGSYFVRLQEGIHQYGLKANLLSTMSNGGIMTAASAASEPVRTLLSGPASGVIAATHIARKAGIDQVITFDMGGTSVDVALIDKEPAYSTENKVGDFPVILPAVDVTAIGAGGGSVAWLDSVGVLKVGPRSAGAYPGPACYGRGGEEPTTTDAYLQLGILQADRFLGGQMRLHPELAERALNTVGTKLGLDASQTAQAILDVATANMYAQFSPLMARKGVDPRDFTLLAYGGAGPMHAFLMAREVGIRRVLVPPAPGTLCAMGCTVANLRNDFVLSLHKSSHALASGELASYYADLEQQGRSWVEIEARGGVELESVYCLYSADMRYEGQAFDLEIALTQEEIADPEQAKEKFHAFYHNVFGISQPESEVMFISLRATIVGIVPSHGSVDSYAQVSHGGGAEERMITFDHARRTAKVLTREQIPLEASIPGPVIVEEYDTTIFVPPGYNVRRDAHGNLIGEAAE, via the coding sequence GTGGACAAAAACTATCGCTTGGGTATCGACATCGGGGGCACGTTCACGGACGCGCTGGTGACGGATCGGCAAGGCAGAATGGTGGCTGCACTGAAAACGCCATCTATCGCAGAAGCGCCAGAACAGGCTATTTTTAATGCATTGGATCAGCTTCAGGAACAAGGTGTCGACATTGGCGATATCGATATGTTCGTGCATGGCACGACGCTTGGTGTGAACACGTTGATCGAACGCAATGGAGCTGTAACCGGGCTGCTCGTAACCCAGGGCTTTCGGGACATTCTTGAAATTCGAAGACTTCGCCTGGAGGATACGACGAACCTGTACGGTGATAAAACGGAGGCGCTCGTACCGAGATATCTCGTCAAAGAAATTGAAGAACGGGCGCTAGCTAGTGGAGACGTGCTGCAACCTCTCAACAAAGATCAGCTGGTACAGGCAGTTGACGAATTGGTGAACGAAGGCATTACCGCACTGGCGATCAGCTTTATGCACTCTTACGCTAACCCTGCTCATGAGAAGGAAGCCGAAGAGATCATCAGGGAACGGCATCCGCAATTGTTCATTTGCCGCAGTAGTGCCATCTGGCCGCAGCAGCGTGAATTCGAGCGGACACTCGCAACGGCCATGAATGCATATGTAGGCGAACGCATGGGTTCGTACTTTGTTAGGCTGCAGGAAGGTATTCATCAGTACGGTTTAAAAGCAAATCTGCTCTCCACGATGTCCAACGGTGGCATCATGACAGCGGCAAGCGCAGCGAGTGAACCTGTTCGCACCCTGCTCTCGGGTCCGGCTTCAGGTGTCATTGCAGCGACGCATATTGCCAGGAAGGCCGGCATTGATCAAGTCATCACGTTCGACATGGGCGGCACTAGTGTGGATGTGGCTTTAATTGACAAGGAGCCGGCGTATTCCACCGAAAACAAAGTCGGTGATTTTCCGGTCATTTTGCCGGCAGTTGATGTTACGGCGATTGGCGCAGGAGGTGGATCGGTTGCATGGCTCGACAGCGTCGGTGTACTCAAGGTTGGTCCACGCAGCGCCGGAGCCTATCCGGGACCTGCATGTTACGGCCGAGGTGGTGAGGAACCCACAACGACGGATGCTTACCTGCAGCTTGGCATTTTGCAGGCTGATCGTTTCCTTGGTGGTCAGATGAGACTTCATCCAGAACTCGCGGAACGTGCACTGAACACGGTCGGCACGAAGCTGGGACTTGACGCTTCACAGACCGCACAAGCGATTCTGGATGTGGCCACAGCGAACATGTACGCCCAATTTTCGCCTCTAATGGCTCGTAAGGGTGTGGATCCGCGTGATTTCACACTGCTGGCTTACGGAGGAGCGGGACCAATGCATGCGTTTCTGATGGCCCGGGAAGTCGGGATCCGGCGTGTACTTGTGCCACCTGCTCCTGGAACACTTTGTGCCATGGGCTGCACGGTGGCAAATCTTCGAAACGACTTTGTCCTATCACTGCACAAGAGCAGCCATGCATTAGCCAGTGGAGAATTGGCCTCCTATTATGCAGATCTGGAGCAGCAGGGGCGAAGCTGGGTAGAGATAGAGGCCCGGGGCGGTGTTGAACTCGAGAGCGTCTACTGTCTCTACAGTGCCGATATGCGATATGAAGGACAGGCCTTTGATCTGGAGATTGCCCTAACGCAGGAAGAGATTGCCGATCCTGAACAGGCCAAGGAGAAGTTCCATGCGTTCTATCATAATGTCTTTGGAATCAGCCAGCCGGAATCCGAAGTGATGTTCATCAGCCTGCGGGCGACAATTGTCGGCATCGTACCAAGCCATGGAAGCGTGGATTCGTATGCTCAAGTCAGTCATGGCGGAGGAGCAGAGGAACGAATGATAACGTTCGATCATGCGCGGAGAACGGCGAAAGTGCTGACTAGGGAACAGATCCCGCTGGAAGCAAGTATTCCGGGTCCAGTCATTGTGGAGGAATACGATACGACCATTTTTGTTCCTCCAGGTTATAACGTAAGAAGGGATGCGCACGGCAATCTGATCGGGGAGGCGGCGGAATGA
- a CDS encoding FCD domain-containing protein has product MAPELYELELEYDLLKQLQDATAPIGASTLVHTLGKKYGLSQATIGRRLMEMDVEGYTALEGRKGRILTEAGSERLKLIERELQQKNANSRLMQTLNHSGEKALLDILVARKALEREIASLAAEYATKEYIHLLEQSIEEQQRKLEQNIIPYEEDREFHRLLAFAAQNQFLRHAVELVWDTSRDFLETAYIRRTVGSELVVDHRQILDAIISRSPEEAEAAMVNHINQMIEDVKRYFAIKNQILNIEEAR; this is encoded by the coding sequence GTGGCTCCAGAGTTATATGAATTGGAATTGGAGTACGACCTACTCAAGCAGCTTCAGGATGCAACTGCTCCTATCGGTGCAAGTACGCTCGTTCATACGTTAGGCAAAAAATACGGATTAAGCCAGGCAACCATAGGCAGACGGCTTATGGAGATGGACGTTGAAGGGTACACGGCGCTGGAAGGCAGGAAAGGTCGTATTTTGACCGAAGCGGGTTCAGAACGGCTGAAGTTAATTGAACGGGAGCTGCAGCAGAAAAATGCGAACTCACGTCTGATGCAGACGCTGAACCATTCTGGGGAAAAGGCGCTGCTCGACATTCTCGTTGCACGCAAAGCGCTGGAAAGGGAGATTGCTTCGTTGGCGGCTGAGTATGCCACGAAAGAGTACATCCATCTGCTCGAACAATCCATTGAGGAGCAGCAGCGGAAGTTGGAGCAAAATATTATACCTTATGAGGAAGATCGGGAATTCCACCGGTTGCTCGCCTTTGCAGCGCAGAATCAGTTTTTGCGTCATGCCGTGGAATTGGTATGGGACACCAGCAGAGACTTTCTGGAGACTGCGTATATTCGGCGCACGGTAGGGAGTGAATTGGTGGTGGATCATCGCCAGATCCTGGATGCCATCATATCACGGTCCCCGGAAGAAGCCGAAGCCGCGATGGTCAATCATATCAATCAGATGATCGAAGACGTCAAACGTTATTTTGCTATAAAAAACCAGATATTAAACATCGAGGAAGCGCGTTAA
- the rarD gene encoding EamA family transporter RarD → MNNGLVNAIIAYIMWGVLPLYWKLFNDVPAGEILSHRVVWSFVFMGILVAVQRRWGDMKRIAANRSQLLSLATSGLLIAVNWLIFIWAVNNGHVVETSLGYYLNPLLNVLLAVVFLHEKPNRGQWLAIAIAAVAVLIIAIDYGRFPWVAISLAASFGLYGLAKKKTVQDASVGLLSETAVVLPIALGYWIYLAVVGESTAWTLPSSMFIGLLLSGVVTALPLLFFARAAARMSLSTLGFVQYIGPTIMLFLSIFVFKESVSPVLLVGFALIWTSLIVYAISSVRGTKLAKAS, encoded by the coding sequence ATGAATAACGGATTAGTCAACGCTATCATTGCTTATATCATGTGGGGGGTTCTCCCACTCTATTGGAAATTGTTCAACGATGTGCCCGCAGGCGAGATTCTGTCCCACCGTGTCGTCTGGTCGTTTGTCTTCATGGGTATTCTCGTGGCTGTCCAGCGCCGCTGGGGTGATATGAAGCGGATTGCTGCTAATCGGTCACAGCTGCTATCGCTCGCCACAAGTGGACTGTTGATTGCAGTGAATTGGCTTATTTTCATCTGGGCCGTCAACAATGGACACGTTGTTGAGACAAGTCTTGGTTACTATTTGAACCCACTGCTAAACGTACTGCTAGCTGTTGTTTTCCTTCATGAGAAGCCAAACCGCGGCCAGTGGCTTGCCATTGCTATTGCTGCTGTCGCAGTACTCATTATCGCCATCGACTATGGTCGATTTCCGTGGGTCGCGATCTCGCTGGCTGCATCGTTTGGCTTGTATGGACTTGCGAAGAAAAAGACAGTGCAAGACGCTTCTGTAGGCTTGCTGTCGGAAACGGCTGTAGTCTTGCCTATTGCACTGGGCTACTGGATCTATTTGGCGGTCGTAGGAGAATCGACTGCATGGACGCTGCCTTCATCTATGTTTATCGGCCTGCTTCTTTCTGGCGTGGTAACAGCGCTGCCGCTCTTATTTTTTGCTCGTGCTGCTGCACGGATGTCGCTGTCCACACTCGGATTCGTACAATACATCGGGCCAACCATCATGCTGTTCCTAAGCATATTCGTATTTAAGGAATCCGTATCACCGGTTCTCCTTGTTGGGTTTGCGTTGATCTGGACTTCACTGATCGTTTATGCGATATCGTCCGTACGTGGCACGAAACTCGCGAAAGCGAGCTGA
- a CDS encoding VOC family protein, translating into MSQDIWINLPVKDVEKSTAFFNEIGFHAVSVGSERARLTIGQTTILLFPDTSFEKFTGSTIADTSHSAEVIFSIGAVSREEVDAFIQKVEVAGGSIFGKPAENEGWMYGAGFADLDGHRWNLLYMDESKMPKR; encoded by the coding sequence ATGTCACAGGATATTTGGATTAACCTTCCAGTCAAAGACGTTGAGAAATCTACTGCTTTTTTCAATGAGATTGGATTCCATGCGGTAAGCGTTGGTAGCGAAAGAGCCAGGCTTACCATCGGTCAAACCACAATTCTGCTGTTCCCGGATACGTCGTTTGAGAAATTTACAGGTTCAACCATCGCAGATACTTCCCATAGCGCAGAAGTCATATTCTCAATTGGTGCTGTCAGCAGAGAAGAAGTTGATGCTTTTATTCAGAAAGTTGAAGTTGCCGGAGGAAGTATCTTTGGAAAACCAGCTGAAAATGAAGGCTGGATGTACGGTGCAGGATTTGCTGACCTCGACGGTCACCGGTGGAACCTGCTATATATGGATGAGAGCAAAATGCCGAAACGCTAA
- a CDS encoding GntR family transcriptional regulator: MRNETEVKLVHDNNSSRPAYHQCYEILRDKILNGELPSGTKIVEEKLAAELGVSRTPIRDSIRKLENEGLIVKKKVVKPTEKDLRNLFNVRILLEGYSAKCAANFLKDNEIEELYKYVEIGRSGTKDEIMSANESFHNDIVKASNNPLMIDIIDRMQAIIYLFRKTVVIYNRPHLIDEHEEIYNAIKSRDGEKAEELMKKHLENDLNFYLHVMSNQ; encoded by the coding sequence ATGAGAAATGAAACTGAGGTGAAGTTAGTGCATGACAATAATAGCTCACGACCGGCGTATCATCAGTGTTACGAAATTCTCCGAGACAAGATCTTAAACGGTGAGCTTCCTAGCGGTACAAAGATCGTTGAAGAGAAACTAGCGGCAGAGCTTGGAGTTAGCAGAACGCCCATAAGGGATTCCATACGAAAACTGGAGAACGAAGGATTAATTGTTAAAAAGAAAGTGGTCAAGCCAACGGAAAAGGACTTACGTAATTTGTTCAATGTTCGGATATTGTTGGAAGGGTATTCAGCTAAATGCGCGGCGAATTTCCTGAAAGACAACGAGATTGAGGAACTGTACAAGTATGTGGAAATCGGGAGATCGGGGACCAAGGATGAGATTATGTCCGCGAATGAAAGCTTCCATAATGACATTGTAAAAGCGAGTAATAATCCACTCATGATCGACATTATAGACCGGATGCAGGCTATTATTTATCTGTTCAGGAAAACCGTTGTCATCTACAATCGTCCTCATCTGATTGATGAGCATGAAGAAATTTATAATGCAATCAAGTCCAGAGATGGCGAGAAAGCCGAAGAGTTGATGAAAAAGCACCTAGAGAACGATCTGAACTTTTATCTACATGTCATGAGTAATCAGTAA
- the garR gene encoding 2-hydroxy-3-oxopropionate reductase, giving the protein MAKKVGFIGLGIMGKPMALNLRKKGHELTVNDLNQEAVQILVESGAAAAASPREVAENCEIIITMLPASQHVQAVVLGEQGILSRAKEGSIIIDMSSITPAVSIALAEEAAKKGVGFLDAPVSGGEPKAIDGTLAIMVGGKESVFEQAKSVLFDMGTAVTLVGDSGCGVTAKLANQIIVNLNIAAMSEALVLAAKAGIDIEKMYQAIRGGLAGSAVLDAKVPLILDRNFAPGGTIAINMKDITNVMDTAHEIGVPLPLSSHLLEIFHALKVDGKLMDDHGGIVQYYEKLANVEVRGLGHENE; this is encoded by the coding sequence ATGGCAAAAAAAGTTGGCTTTATTGGACTCGGCATCATGGGGAAACCGATGGCTCTAAACCTCAGAAAAAAAGGACACGAATTAACCGTTAATGATCTGAATCAGGAAGCGGTACAAATATTGGTAGAATCGGGTGCAGCTGCTGCCGCCTCACCTAGAGAAGTCGCTGAAAACTGTGAAATCATCATCACGATGCTCCCTGCATCCCAACATGTGCAAGCTGTTGTTCTTGGTGAACAGGGCATTTTATCCAGAGCCAAAGAAGGCTCGATTATTATCGATATGAGTTCCATCACTCCAGCTGTTTCCATTGCTCTTGCAGAAGAAGCTGCGAAAAAAGGCGTCGGCTTTTTGGATGCCCCCGTTAGCGGCGGAGAACCTAAAGCCATTGATGGTACATTAGCCATTATGGTGGGCGGTAAAGAAAGCGTATTCGAACAAGCCAAGTCCGTATTGTTTGATATGGGAACGGCTGTCACCTTGGTTGGAGATAGCGGATGCGGAGTTACAGCGAAGCTCGCGAACCAAATCATCGTTAACTTGAATATTGCTGCGATGTCCGAAGCCCTTGTTCTGGCTGCCAAAGCGGGCATCGATATTGAGAAAATGTATCAGGCCATCCGAGGCGGATTAGCAGGCAGTGCTGTTCTGGATGCCAAAGTTCCACTCATTTTGGACAGAAACTTTGCCCCGGGAGGCACAATTGCTATCAATATGAAGGATATTACCAATGTTATGGATACAGCTCACGAAATTGGAGTACCTCTCCCCCTTTCCAGTCACCTATTGGAAATATTCCATGCCCTAAAGGTGGACGGAAAATTAATGGACGATCACGGCGGGATCGTACAGTACTATGAAAAATTAGCAAATGTTGAAGTTAGGGGTCTTGGCCATGAAAACGAATAA
- a CDS encoding four-carbon acid sugar kinase family protein translates to MKTNKRSVEEVFSNIPSVDTSLVQEMIAKELQRFNHKIIVLDDDPTGVQTVHGVSVYTDWSLESIDRGFKEENSMFFVLTNSRGFTAAETTKAHQNIAANIVAAAKKNNREFTIISRGDSTLRGHYPLETEVLKDTVEAHSDIRFDGEIILPFFKEGGRFTIDNIHYVQYDTELVPAGETEFAKDRTFGYTKSHLGEWAEEKSNGQYKAEHMTYISLESLRAMNLDLIEQQLLSVEGFNKVIVNAVDYVDVQIFTIALIRAINQGKHFMFRSAAALTKVMGGVSDKSLLTREEMMSDHTNHGGLVIIGSHVKKTTEQFEELKKSGAVEFVEFNVHLVLEPDQFENELNRVVETTNQFILQGKNVAVYTRRERLDLGEDRKEEELKLSVKISDAVTSIVKRLEVRPSYIIAKGGITSSDIGTNGLEVKRATVAGQIRPGIPVWTTGSESKFPGISYVIFPGNVGTKTDLREVVEMLSS, encoded by the coding sequence ATGAAAACGAATAAACGCTCTGTTGAAGAAGTGTTCAGTAACATTCCTTCTGTGGATACCAGCCTTGTCCAGGAAATGATCGCTAAAGAGCTTCAACGCTTTAATCACAAAATTATCGTGTTGGATGATGATCCAACCGGTGTTCAAACGGTACATGGTGTATCGGTCTATACGGATTGGTCATTGGAAAGCATCGACAGAGGTTTTAAGGAAGAGAATTCGATGTTCTTTGTTCTCACCAACTCACGCGGATTTACAGCTGCGGAAACGACAAAAGCACACCAGAACATCGCTGCAAATATCGTAGCAGCTGCCAAGAAAAACAACCGTGAGTTCACCATTATTAGTCGTGGAGATTCCACACTCAGAGGTCACTACCCGCTGGAAACGGAAGTATTGAAGGATACCGTGGAAGCACATTCCGATATCCGATTTGACGGTGAGATCATCCTTCCTTTCTTCAAAGAAGGCGGACGCTTCACAATCGATAATATTCACTACGTTCAATATGATACGGAACTGGTTCCTGCCGGAGAAACCGAATTCGCTAAGGACCGCACCTTTGGTTACACCAAATCCCATTTGGGTGAGTGGGCTGAGGAAAAATCGAATGGTCAGTATAAAGCTGAACACATGACTTACATTTCGCTTGAAAGCCTGCGTGCCATGAACTTGGATCTGATTGAACAGCAGCTGTTGAGCGTTGAAGGTTTTAACAAAGTTATTGTGAATGCGGTCGACTATGTCGATGTACAGATCTTCACCATTGCTTTAATTCGAGCCATCAACCAAGGTAAACACTTTATGTTTAGAAGTGCTGCTGCCCTTACGAAGGTCATGGGAGGCGTTAGTGACAAAAGTCTGCTCACGCGTGAAGAGATGATGAGTGATCACACAAACCATGGCGGATTAGTCATCATCGGATCTCATGTTAAGAAAACAACGGAACAGTTTGAAGAATTGAAGAAATCCGGTGCAGTAGAATTTGTTGAATTTAATGTTCACCTTGTTCTGGAGCCCGATCAATTCGAGAACGAGCTTAATAGAGTTGTGGAGACTACCAACCAATTCATTCTTCAAGGTAAAAATGTGGCTGTCTACACTCGAAGAGAACGCTTGGATCTTGGAGAAGACCGAAAAGAAGAGGAATTAAAACTTTCCGTCAAAATTTCGGATGCCGTCACGAGTATTGTCAAACGTTTGGAAGTAAGACCATCGTATATCATTGCTAAAGGTGGAATTACCTCGAGCGATATTGGAACGAACGGTCTGGAAGTAAAACGAGCTACTGTTGCTGGACAGATTCGTCCAGGTATCCCTGTGTGGACAACAGGCAGTGAAAGTAAATTCCCGGGGATTTCCTATGTCATCTTCCCTGGTAACGTCGGTACCAAAACGGATTTGAGAGAAGTCGTTGAGATGTTGAGTTCGTAA